Proteins from one Carassius gibelio isolate Cgi1373 ecotype wild population from Czech Republic chromosome A25, carGib1.2-hapl.c, whole genome shotgun sequence genomic window:
- the LOC127947397 gene encoding E3 SUMO-protein ligase ZBED1-like, producing the protein MSADRATSDSDNVQSAHPQLEPKRKATSVVWNYFTRDDVDQRVILCKLCRSTVSAPSSNTTNLYNHLKFNHRVQYEECLSVKKKAPSDARTATQTPITKSLFNATPYPAGSQKQIEITEAIAHFIAKDMVPINTVSSAGFKKLINTLDKRYVIPSRNYFSQVALPSLYSKCRESIESDLQKIEFYSTTTDLWSSRTMEPYMSLTVHYIDDEFQLKTRCLQTSYFQQDHTGDAIAQGLKEMLGAWDLKEEQQVCVTTDNAANIVNAIAINKWSRLQCFGHRLHLAIEHSLKDGRIDRALNVCKKVVGCFSYSWRRRRELSEAQKELKLPQHKLKTECPTRWGSKQAMIARVLEQQSAISFVLSADRKARHLVPTWQDVEVLEAVNNSLSPLAEFTDALSGEQYVSVSYVKPVLHLFNNKILAEKEGETELSKCIKKKILDYLNNKYDDPLTQELLDMASAIDPRFKLKYVNENRVEAVKTRLRAEMASISTTVKVIIIGCVCHLYFVWAILSINLKLLNSPYYTST; encoded by the exons ATGTCTGCTGATAGAGCAACATCCGATTCCGACAACGTGCAAAGTGCTCATCCACAATTAGAACCGAAAAGAAAAGCAACATCAGTGGTGTGGAATTATTTCACCAGGGATGATGTCGATCAGCGTGTTATACTGTGTAAACTGTGTCGATCAACTGTTTCTGCACCATCAAGCAACACCACAAATTTATACAACCATTTAAAATTCAACCACAGAGTGCAATACGAGGAGTGTCTCAGCGTAAAAAAAAAAGCGCCAAGTGATGCGAGAACTGCAACACAGACACCCATCACGAAATCTTTGTTTAATGCTACTCCGTACCCGGCAGGTTCCCAAAAGCAGATCGAGATAACTGAAGCGATCGCGCATTTCATTGCAAAAGACATGGTGCCGATTAATACAGTTAGCAGCGCGGGGTTTAAAAAACTCATAAACACACTGGACAAGAGATACGTCATCCCCTCCCGCAATTATTTTTCTCAAGTTGCGCTGCCTTCACTTTATTCAAAATGCCGGGAAAGCATTGAATCAGATCTGCAGAAAATTGAGTTCTATTCCACCACGACTGATTTATGGTCGAGTAGAACTATGGAACCATATATGAGCCTTACGGTTCATTACATTGATGACGAGTTTCAACTCAAAACCAGATGCTTGCAAACGTCCTATTTTCAGCAAGATCATACCGGGGATGCGATTGCTCAAGGATTGAAAGAGATGCTGGGTGCCTGGGATTTAAAGGAGGAGCAACAAGTCTGTGTCACAACAGACAACGCAGCAAATATAGTGAACGCTATTGCTATCAATAAGTGGAGCAGACTTCAGTGTTTTGGACACAGGCTGCACCTAGCAATTG aacaTTCTTTGAAAGATGGACGGATTGACCGTGCACTAAATGTCTGCAAAAAGGTGGTAGGGTGCTTCTCCTATAGCTGGAGACGAAGGAGGGAGTTGTCCGAGGCCCAGAAAGAGCTCAAGTTACCTCAACACAAGCTCAAGACTGAGTGTCCGACAAGATGGGGCTCAAAACAAGCAATGATCGCCAGGGTATTGGAACAACAGAGTGCCATTTCTTTTGTTCTCTCCGCGGACAGAAAAGCCAGACACCTTGTCCCCACATGGCAGGATGTAGAGGTCCTTGAGGCGGTCAACAACTCCCTTTCTCCACTTGCTGAATTCACGGATGCTCTTTCAGGAGAGCAATATGTAAGTGTGTCATATGTGAAGCCTGTTCTTCATTTGTTCAACAATAAAATCTTGgcagagaaagagggagaaacAGAACTGTCAAAATGCATCAAGAAAAAGATCCTGGACTACCTGAATAATAAGTATGATGATCCACTGACTCAAGAATTGCTTGACATGGCTTCTGCAATTGATCCCAGATTCAAGCTCAAGTACGTCAATGAGAACAGAGTTGAAGCTGTCAAGACTCGTTTGAGAGCTGAAATGGCATCAATATCTACTACAGTCAAGGTAATTATCATAGGCTGTGTGTGccatttatattttgtttgggCCATTCtcagtattaatttaaaattactaaATAGTCCTTACTATACTAGTACATGA